A part of Mesoplodon densirostris isolate mMesDen1 chromosome 10, mMesDen1 primary haplotype, whole genome shotgun sequence genomic DNA contains:
- the EIF1B gene encoding eukaryotic translation initiation factor 1b: MSTIQNLQSFDPFADATKGDDLLPAGTEDYIHIRIQQRNGRKTLTTVQGIADDYDKKKLVKAFKKKFACNGTVIEHPEYGEVIQLQGDQRKNICQFLLEVGIVKEEQLKVHGF; encoded by the exons ATGTCCACTATCCAGAACCTCCAATCTTTCG ACCCCTTTGCTGATGCAACTAAGGGTGACGACTTACTCCCGGCAGGGACTGAGGATTACATTCATATAAGAATCCAGCAACGGAACGGCAGAAAGACACTGACTACTGTTCAGGGCATTGCAGATGATTATGACAAGAAGAAACTTGTGAAAGCTTTCAAAAAG AAATTTGCCTGTAATGGTACTGTGATTGAACATCCTGAATACGGAGAGGTTATTCAGCTTCAAGGTgaccaaagaaaaaacatttgccAGTTTCTCTTGGAG gTTGGCATTGTCAAGGAGGAACAGCTTAAGGTTCATGGATTCTAA